From a region of the Candidatus Jettenia caeni genome:
- a CDS encoding two-component sensor kinase — MIQYLIGAAVSFIILIPVALLYIQRVIDKTREFEKRATDSERLAFVGTLAGGLAHEIKNPLSTLNINLQLMKEDIQSIIGEKSERAYLKIQILQKEIQRLEEILNDFLRFAKGQKLELESHDINEVLDEVIDFVTPGLKQKKILLLKSYDAYLPKCRIDNNLIKQAILNVIINAEQAMENGGNLMIGTSKGKKYIQIDITDTGSGISKGILDKIFQVYFSTKKTGTGFGLSTTKRIIEEHGGTISVQSEEGKGTNFSIRLPIP, encoded by the coding sequence GTGATTCAATACTTAATTGGTGCAGCAGTATCTTTTATTATTCTTATTCCAGTCGCTCTTCTTTATATACAAAGGGTTATTGATAAAACCAGAGAATTCGAGAAAAGGGCAACGGATTCAGAAAGATTGGCTTTTGTTGGCACGTTAGCGGGAGGACTTGCCCATGAGATTAAAAACCCCTTAAGTACGCTCAATATTAACTTGCAACTTATGAAGGAAGATATACAAAGTATTATAGGAGAAAAGAGTGAAAGGGCATACCTAAAGATACAAATCTTACAAAAAGAGATACAACGCTTAGAGGAAATATTAAATGATTTTCTCAGATTTGCAAAAGGACAAAAACTAGAACTGGAGAGCCACGATATTAATGAAGTTTTGGATGAGGTTATTGATTTTGTTACACCGGGGCTAAAACAGAAAAAAATATTACTGCTAAAAAGCTACGATGCATATCTTCCCAAATGTCGTATAGATAATAATCTTATAAAACAGGCGATTTTAAATGTTATCATTAATGCAGAACAGGCGATGGAAAATGGTGGAAACCTTATGATTGGTACATCCAAAGGTAAAAAATATATACAAATAGATATAACAGATACAGGCTCAGGTATTTCCAAAGGTATTCTTGATAAAATATTCCAAGTTTATTTTTCTACGAAAAAAACAGGTACCGGATTTGGACTTTCAACAACAAAGCGTATTATCGAAGAGCATGGAGGAACTATCTCAGTTCAAAGTGAAGAGGGTAAAGGAACCAATTTCTCTATACGATTACCAATACCTTAG
- a CDS encoding two-component response regulator gives MINHINILVIDDKEEHANATAEALQKVGYKCRIATSGGEGLKIIEAGYVDIVITDLIMHDIDGLQILKATKEKLPEAEVILITGYGTVETAVDAMQKGAATYLLKPININHLRAEVAKLIEKQGLVRSNTELHKQLDEKFGLSGIIGNSSKMQKVLNTVKQISGTTATVLITGESGTGKELIAKTIHNNSPRKNNLLVILNSAAIPENLLESELFGHEKGAFTGALYQRKGKFEHAHRGTLFLDEVGDMPLSTQVKLLRVIEDGIITRIGSNESLEVDVRLIAATNQDLEKLIKEGKFREDLYFRLNVVSIKLPPLRERVEDIPLLIDAFLREFSQIHDKKILCISPDARKILYKYSWPGNIRELKNCIESMVVVSTRDVLDIETIPDHILQRSDKEATSLNFVAGMTVEEAERELIKNTLASVGGNREEASKLLGIGERTLYRKLGRYGLK, from the coding sequence ATGATAAATCATATCAATATCCTTGTTATTGATGATAAAGAAGAGCATGCAAATGCTACGGCCGAAGCGCTCCAGAAAGTGGGATATAAATGCCGTATTGCTACAAGTGGCGGAGAAGGATTAAAAATTATAGAAGCCGGGTATGTGGATATTGTAATTACGGATTTAATTATGCACGATATTGATGGCCTGCAAATACTCAAGGCAACAAAAGAGAAATTACCGGAAGCTGAAGTTATTCTGATTACCGGTTATGGAACAGTTGAAACCGCTGTAGATGCTATGCAGAAAGGGGCGGCTACATATCTTTTGAAGCCCATCAATATTAATCATTTGCGTGCAGAAGTTGCCAAGCTCATTGAAAAACAAGGGCTTGTAAGGAGTAATACAGAACTTCACAAACAACTTGATGAAAAGTTTGGATTATCAGGTATTATTGGCAATAGTTCAAAAATGCAAAAGGTGTTAAATACCGTTAAGCAAATTTCCGGAACAACAGCTACCGTATTAATAACTGGTGAAAGCGGTACCGGTAAAGAGCTTATTGCAAAAACCATTCATAACAATAGTCCAAGGAAAAATAATTTACTTGTTATCTTAAATTCTGCGGCTATTCCGGAAAATCTCCTTGAGAGCGAACTCTTTGGACATGAGAAAGGTGCTTTTACGGGAGCCTTGTATCAGCGGAAGGGAAAATTCGAGCATGCGCATCGCGGCACATTATTTTTAGATGAGGTTGGTGATATGCCTCTCTCCACACAGGTCAAACTGTTGCGGGTAATTGAAGATGGTATAATTACCCGCATTGGCAGCAACGAATCTCTTGAGGTGGATGTTCGTTTGATTGCGGCTACAAATCAGGATCTTGAAAAACTTATTAAAGAGGGAAAATTCAGAGAAGATCTTTACTTTAGATTGAATGTTGTCTCTATCAAATTACCGCCTCTCAGAGAGAGGGTTGAGGATATTCCACTCCTTATCGATGCGTTTCTCCGTGAATTTTCTCAGATACACGATAAAAAGATCTTGTGCATTTCTCCTGATGCAAGAAAAATTCTCTATAAATATTCGTGGCCTGGAAATATACGGGAACTAAAAAATTGTATTGAAAGCATGGTTGTTGTAAGCACGAGAGACGTGTTAGATATAGAAACCATCCCGGATCATATATTACAGCGTAGCGATAAAGAGGCTACTTCGCTTAATTTTGTAGCAGGCATGACCGTAGAAGAAGCCGAAAGAGAGCTTATTAAAAATACCTTAGCCTCAGTAGGTGGAAATAGAGAAGAAGCATCGAAATTGCTGGGAATTGGTGAACGTACTCTTTATAGAAAGTTAGGTCGGTACGGTCTTAAATGA